The Alistipes megaguti sequence CTGTCTGATTACGATGCTGTGCTGGGGTTCCTGGGGCAACACCCAGAAATTGGCCTCGAAGAGCTGGAGATACGAGCTCTTCTACTGGGACTATGTCATCGGCATGGTCATCTTCGCACTCCTGCTCGGGTTGACGATGGGCAGCATCGGCGATGCGGGCCGGCCCTTCCTCACGGATCTCGGGCAGGCCGCCGCAGCATCCATCGGCTGGGTACTGCTCGGCGGCGTGATCTTCAACGCCTCGAACATCCTGCTTTCGGCCTCCGTATCGCTGGCCGGCATGGCCGTCGCTTTCCCGCTGGGCGTCGGAATCGCCCTGGTGCTGGGCGTTATCATCAACTACGTCGGAGCCCCTGCGGGGAATCCGCTCATCCTCTTCCTCGGAGTGGCTCTTATCGTGCTGGCCATCATCTGCAACGGCATCGCCTCGGGTCGGATGCAGCACGGCGAGGAGAACCGGAAGAACAACCGAAAGGGATTGATCCTCGCCCTCGTTGCCGGTATTCTGATGTCGCTCTTTTACCGCTTTGTCGTCATGGGCATGGATGTCGAGAACTTCCAGGCCCCGGCCGGGGGAATGCTGACGCCCTATTCGGCCATCTTCATCTTCTCGCTCGGCGTACTGGTCAGCAACCTGCTCTTCAACACGCTGGTCATGCGCTGGCCCTTCGTCGGCGAACCCGTCGGCTATGGCACCTATTTCAAGGGATCCCTTTCCACGCACATGGTCGGCATGCTGGGCGGTGCCATCTGGTGTCTGGGTACGGCCTTCAGCTACATCGCCTCCGGAGAGGCGGGCCCGGCCATCTCCTATGCCCTGGGACAGGGTGCTCCGATGATCGCCGCCATCTGGGGGGTCTTCATCTGGAAAGAGTTCAAGGGAGCCTCCAGACTGGTCAACGGGCTGCTGACCCTGATGTTCCTGCTCTTTATCGGAGGTCTCGCTCTCATTATCGCTGCCGGAAACTAATCACACCATCCATCATGAAACAACTGCTTTGGACTCTCTGTGCTCTGGCGGCCCTCGGCGCCGCCTCCTGCACGCAATCACCGAAAGATTACCGCATCGTCGACGGCGTGATCGTCACCGAGACCCCGCCCCGTCAGGAGGGGCAACAATCCGTACTGGGACTCCGCTGCGAGCCGATCGATACCGTACGCGTCGGGTTCATCGGACTCGGCATGCGCGGTCCGGGGGCTGTCGAACGGTTCACCCACCTCGACGGCGTCGAGATCCGCGCCCTCTGCGACCTCTATCCCGAGCGGGTCGACAGCGCTCAGGCCATCCTGACACGCCGGGGGCTTCCCCAGGCCGCTTCGTACAGCGGCGAGGAGGGTTGGAAAGAGCTTTGCAACCGGTCGGATCTGGACCTGGTCTACATCTGTACGCCGTGGCAGCTGCACGTTCCAATGGCGGTTTACGCCATGCAGCAGGGCAAGCATGTCGCCGTGGAGGTACCGGCCGCCACCTCGCTCGAGGAGTGCTGGCAACTGGTCAATACCGCCGAGCAGACGCAACGCCACTGCATGATGCTCGAAAACTGCGTCTACGACTTCTTCGAACTCACCACGCTGAACATGGCTCAGCAGGGGCTCTTCGGAGAACTCCTGCATGCCGAAGGCTCCTACATCCACAACCTCGAGGAGTTCTGGGACTACTACCAGGGGAACTGGCGTCTGGCATTCAACCAGCAGCACCGCGGTGATGTCTACGCCACACACGGTCTGGGGCCGGCCTGCCAGCTCCTTGACATCCATCGCGGCGACCGGATGACCCGGCTGGTATCGATGGACACCCCCTCGGTCAACGGTCTGGCCCTGGCCCGGGAAAAGATGGGCGCCGAGCAGTTTGCCAACGGGGACCACACCCTGACGCTGATCCAGACCCAGCGGGGACGCACGATCCTGCTCGAGCACAACGTCTACACGCCGCGCCCCTACAGCCGGATGTACCAGGTGACCGGCACAAAGGGATTTGCCAACAAGTATCCGATCGAGGGGTACGCCTTCCAGCCGGAACAGCTCTCCGGTTCCGGAATCCCCGATCATGAGAATCTGAGCGCCCACAGCTTCGTTTCGGACGAGGTACGGACCGCCCTGATGGAGCAGTACAAGCATCCGATCACCCGCGAACTCGAGGCAAAAGCCCGCGAAGTCGGCGGACACGGAGGTATGGACTTCATCATGGATTACCGGTTGATCTACTGTCTGCACAACGGTCTGCCGCTCGATCAGGATGTCTACGACGCCGCCGAATGGTCGTGCATCGGAGCCTTGACCGCCCTCTCGCTCGAGCACAACAACGCTCCGGTGGCCGTTCCGGACTTTACACGCGGCGACTGGAACAAAATCGACGGATACCGGCACGCCCTCGTAGAACCGTAACGCTCCTCCGCAAGCGAAGCGGTTCCGGCACACAAGCGAAGCCCCTGCATGCCTTTCAGCATGCAGGGGCTTCGTTTGTTGAAAATGCGACGGAGCGAGTCTGCCGCCGCATCAATAGCGGTAGTGCTCGGCCTTGTAGGGACCCTCGACCGGTACGCCGATGTAGTCGGCCTGTTTCTGCGTCAGGTGGGTCAGCTCGACGCCCAGGTTGTCCAGGTGGAGGCGTGCCACCTCCTCGTCGAGGTGTTTCGGCAGGCGGTAGACATCCACCTTCAGATCCTCCTGCCACAGCTCCATCTGAGCCAGGCACTGGTTCGTGAAGGAGTTCGACATGACGAACGACGGGTGCCCCGTGGCGCAACCCAGGTTGACCAGTCGTCCCTCGGCCAGGATGAAGATCGAGTGGCCGTCGGGGAAGGTGTACTTGTCGACCTGCGGCTTGATGTTCATCTTCACGGCATCGGACTTCTCCAGTCGCGCCATCTGGATCTCGTTGTCGAAGTGGCCGATGTTGCAGACGATCGCCTGGTCACGCATCCGCTCCATGTGTTCGAGCGTGATGATGTCGCAGTTGCCCGTGCAGGTGACGTAGATGTTGCCCTCGGCCAGGGCGCTCTCGACGGTCTTCACCTCGAAGCCCTCCATGGCGGCCTGCAGTGCGCAGATCGGGTCGATCTCCGTGACGATTACCCGTGCGCCGTACGAGCGCATCGAGCGTGCGCAACCCTTGCCCACGTCGCCGTAGCCACACACGACTACCACCTTGCCGGCGATCATGACGTCCGTGGCGCGCTTGATGCCGTCGGCCAGCGATTCACGGCAGCCATAGAGGTTGTCGAACTTCGACTTGGTGCACGAATCGTTGACGTTGATGGCCGGAACAAGCAGTTCGCCGGCAGCCTGCATCTGGTAGAGGCGGTGTACACCCGTCGTGGTCTCCTCGCTCACGCCCTTCCACTCGGCCACCGTGCGGTGCCATTTCTGCGGATCCTCGGCCAGTACCTGCCGGAGCGTCGAGAGGATCACCTCCTCCTCATAGGACGAGGGGGCACAGTCAAGCGTCGAGGCGTCGTTTTCGGCCTTGAAGCCCTTGTGGATCAGCAGCGTGGCATCGCCTCCGTCGTCGACAACCAGCTGCGGGCCCTTACCGCCCGGGAACGACATCGCCATGGCCGTGCACCACCAGTACTCGGGCAGGGTCTCGCCCTTCCAGGCGAAGACCGGAATCCCCTCCTTGGCGATGGCCGCCGCGGCGTGGTCCTGCGTCGAGAAGATGTTGCACGAGCACCAGCGCACCTCGGCGCCCAGTTCGACGAGCGTCTCGATCAGCACCGCCGTCTGGATCGTCATGTGTAGCGAGCCCATGATGCGGACCCCTTTCAGCGGTTTCTTGGGGCCATATTTGCGTCGTACGGCCATCAGGCCCGGCATTTCGTGCTCGGAGATCTCGATCTCCTTGCGTCCCCACTCGGCCAGCGACAGGTCGGCTACCTTATAGGGAAGCGTTGTGTCCAAAAACATATCGTTTCAATTTTAAGTGTTGTATCCGTTTCGGTCGCCGTACCGCAGCCTCCGCCGCAGTCGCAACCGCATTATTTCTCCTTCGTCTCCACCCCGCAGCGGCTATTCAACTTCCTCGGTCATCCCCCACGGCAGCCCCAGGCGGCCATTCAAACCCCCTCGGCGGCCCCCTCGGCGGCGATCAGCTCGCGGATCCGCTCCCGGTCGCGGGCGATCTGTTCGCGGAGCTCCTCCACCGTGGCAAAACGCCGTTCGTCGCGGATCTTCTCCACGAGTTCGACCCGCAGGCGGCGTCCGTAGAGCGACTCCGTCAGGTCAAAGACATGGGTCTCGAGGCGGCGTTCCGATCCCCCCACCGAAGGGTTGCAGCCCAGGTTCGACATGGCGTCGTACCAGCGGCCGTCGATCTCGACCCGCGAGCGATAGACCCCATCCGTCAGCGGAAGGTCCGCCGCCACGGCCAGATTGGCCGTCGGAAAGCCCAACTCCCGGCCCAGGCGCCGTCCATGCTCCACCACCCCTTCGATCACCACCCGTTCCATCAGATCTTTTCGGTCAGTTTGCGCACCAGGCTGAACTGCGAGAAGAACTCCTTGGCGAAGACCCGCAGCACCGTATACGAGGGGATGGCCAGCAGCATACCCAGAATCCCGGCCAGCGATCCGGCAATCAGGATCACCAGAAAGACCTCCAGCGGATGGGCCTTGACCCGCTTCGAGTAGAGCGTCGGCTGGAGGATGAAGTCATCCATTCCCTTGATGACCAGCAGCGTGCAGACGATCACCAGCACCGTATGCCCGACGGGCATCCCCTCGATCGGCGTCACGATACCCACCAGCACCGACAGAATGCCGCCGATCAGCGGTCCGGCGTAGGGCACGACATTCATCGCCCCCATGATCAGCCCGATGAAGGCCGCATCGGCCATCGTCATTCCGAAGGCCATCATCACCAGCGAGACGGCAATCATCAGCAGCAGACTCTCCGTGAGGATGCCCGTGAAGTAACGGCCCAGCAGCAGCGTCACCGAATCCAGTGCGCGGGTGATATTTTCGTGGTAGTGTTCGGGGAAGACCGCCGTGACCATGGCGTAGAAGAGCCCCTCCTCCTTGAGGAAGAAGAAGGTGATGAACGAGATCGAGAAGACGGCGATGACCAGCGAGACCACCACGCCGATGACCGACGAGAAGAGACGGTTCAACGAATCGAGGTCGATGATCTGACGCATGGCCGTCGTCAGCTCATCGGAGAGCGAGAAGGTGCTCTCGGGCAGGGCGAAGAGGTGCTGCAGATCATGCTGCGCCCGCGCTACGGGTTCGCTGATGCTCGACATGACGACCGTGAAGTCCACATGGGCAAACTGGTTGATCTTGTTGAAGACCAGCGGCACGAAGAGCGAAAAGCAGGCCGCAAAGATCGCCCAGATCACCACGAGCGTCACCAGCGCCGCCAGCCAACGCGGAACCCGCCAGCCCCGGATGCGAAGATCCGACAGCCGCTTCACCAGCGGTCGCCCCATGACGGCCAGAACGGCCGATACCAGTATATAGACGACGATCGACGAGAAGTACCACACCAGAAAGAGCACGGCCGTGACGATGACCGCACCCACGATGAACTTCAGAACCGTCTGTGGCGTCGTCTTCATGGCTCTACTCCTCCACCTTGCGCAGACGGGCGATCGGCGTCTGCGAACCGATTGTCGGATCGCCGATCTCCACCAGCAGTTCGCTGTCCTTCGGAACCAGCACGTCGATGCGCGATCCGAACTTGATGAAGCCGCAGACGCTGTTCTGCTCCACCTGATGGCCCACCTTCATGTAGGAGACGATCCGCCGTGCGATGAGCCCCGCAATCTGGCGGAACAGCACCCGCTGGCCCGAGGGCATCCGCACCACCGTGGTCGTCCGTTCGTTCTCGGTCGACGACTTCGGGTGCCACGCCACCAGAAAACGGCCCGGATGGTATTTGAAATACTCCACCTCGCCCCCGACGGGCACCCAGTTCATGTGGACATTGGTGATCGACATGAAGATCGAGATCTGCATCATCTCCTCCTGGAGGTACTCGTTCTCGCGCACCAC is a genomic window containing:
- a CDS encoding GRP family sugar transporter, coding for MYIVGSYFTAVVFCLITMLCWGSWGNTQKLASKSWRYELFYWDYVIGMVIFALLLGLTMGSIGDAGRPFLTDLGQAAAASIGWVLLGGVIFNASNILLSASVSLAGMAVAFPLGVGIALVLGVIINYVGAPAGNPLILFLGVALIVLAIICNGIASGRMQHGEENRKNNRKGLILALVAGILMSLFYRFVVMGMDVENFQAPAGGMLTPYSAIFIFSLGVLVSNLLFNTLVMRWPFVGEPVGYGTYFKGSLSTHMVGMLGGAIWCLGTAFSYIASGEAGPAISYALGQGAPMIAAIWGVFIWKEFKGASRLVNGLLTLMFLLFIGGLALIIAAGN
- a CDS encoding Gfo/Idh/MocA family protein, yielding MKQLLWTLCALAALGAASCTQSPKDYRIVDGVIVTETPPRQEGQQSVLGLRCEPIDTVRVGFIGLGMRGPGAVERFTHLDGVEIRALCDLYPERVDSAQAILTRRGLPQAASYSGEEGWKELCNRSDLDLVYICTPWQLHVPMAVYAMQQGKHVAVEVPAATSLEECWQLVNTAEQTQRHCMMLENCVYDFFELTTLNMAQQGLFGELLHAEGSYIHNLEEFWDYYQGNWRLAFNQQHRGDVYATHGLGPACQLLDIHRGDRMTRLVSMDTPSVNGLALAREKMGAEQFANGDHTLTLIQTQRGRTILLEHNVYTPRPYSRMYQVTGTKGFANKYPIEGYAFQPEQLSGSGIPDHENLSAHSFVSDEVRTALMEQYKHPITRELEAKAREVGGHGGMDFIMDYRLIYCLHNGLPLDQDVYDAAEWSCIGALTALSLEHNNAPVAVPDFTRGDWNKIDGYRHALVEP
- the ahcY gene encoding adenosylhomocysteinase, with protein sequence MFLDTTLPYKVADLSLAEWGRKEIEISEHEMPGLMAVRRKYGPKKPLKGVRIMGSLHMTIQTAVLIETLVELGAEVRWCSCNIFSTQDHAAAAIAKEGIPVFAWKGETLPEYWWCTAMAMSFPGGKGPQLVVDDGGDATLLIHKGFKAENDASTLDCAPSSYEEEVILSTLRQVLAEDPQKWHRTVAEWKGVSEETTTGVHRLYQMQAAGELLVPAINVNDSCTKSKFDNLYGCRESLADGIKRATDVMIAGKVVVVCGYGDVGKGCARSMRSYGARVIVTEIDPICALQAAMEGFEVKTVESALAEGNIYVTCTGNCDIITLEHMERMRDQAIVCNIGHFDNEIQMARLEKSDAVKMNIKPQVDKYTFPDGHSIFILAEGRLVNLGCATGHPSFVMSNSFTNQCLAQMELWQEDLKVDVYRLPKHLDEEVARLHLDNLGVELTHLTQKQADYIGVPVEGPYKAEHYRY
- a CDS encoding riboflavin kinase, translating into MERVVIEGVVEHGRRLGRELGFPTANLAVAADLPLTDGVYRSRVEIDGRWYDAMSNLGCNPSVGGSERRLETHVFDLTESLYGRRLRVELVEKIRDERRFATVEELREQIARDRERIRELIAAEGAAEGV
- a CDS encoding AI-2E family transporter — encoded protein: MKTTPQTVLKFIVGAVIVTAVLFLVWYFSSIVVYILVSAVLAVMGRPLVKRLSDLRIRGWRVPRWLAALVTLVVIWAIFAACFSLFVPLVFNKINQFAHVDFTVVMSSISEPVARAQHDLQHLFALPESTFSLSDELTTAMRQIIDLDSLNRLFSSVIGVVVSLVIAVFSISFITFFFLKEEGLFYAMVTAVFPEHYHENITRALDSVTLLLGRYFTGILTESLLLMIAVSLVMMAFGMTMADAAFIGLIMGAMNVVPYAGPLIGGILSVLVGIVTPIEGMPVGHTVLVIVCTLLVIKGMDDFILQPTLYSKRVKAHPLEVFLVILIAGSLAGILGMLLAIPSYTVLRVFAKEFFSQFSLVRKLTEKI
- a CDS encoding phosphatidylserine decarboxylase family protein → MRINKEGYKIIGVSGAVCLLIWWLFYRMLVNESGTALLWGGTIFLLLFWFFIVAFFREPRRVRIHDNDLVFAPCDGRVVVTEVVRENEYLQEEMMQISIFMSITNVHMNWVPVGGEVEYFKYHPGRFLVAWHPKSSTENERTTTVVRMPSGQRVLFRQIAGLIARRIVSYMKVGHQVEQNSVCGFIKFGSRIDVLVPKDSELLVEIGDPTIGSQTPIARLRKVEE